Proteins encoded by one window of Rhineura floridana isolate rRhiFlo1 chromosome 9, rRhiFlo1.hap2, whole genome shotgun sequence:
- the DCUN1D4 gene encoding DCN1-like protein 4 isoform X6, whose amino-acid sequence MPPRKKRRPAAGDDLSAKKSRHDGMYRKYDSARIKTEDDMFSSKRCLEWFYEYAGTDDIVGPEGMEKFCEDIGVEPENVVMLVLAWKLDAQNMGYFTLQEWLKGMTSLQCDTTEKLRNSLDYLRSLLNEPTNFKLIYRYAFDFAREKDQRSLDINTAKCMLGLLLGKTWPLFPVFHQFLEQSKYKVINKDQWCNVLEFSRTINLDLSNYDEDGAWPVLLDEFVEWYKEKQMT is encoded by the exons ATGCCTCCAAGAAAAAAGAGGCGACCTGCAGCTGGAGATGACCTGTCGGCTAAAAAAAGTAGACATGATGG AATGTACAGAAAATATGATTCTGCTAGAATAAAGACAGAAGATGACATGTTCTCAAGCAAAAGGTGCTTAGAATGGTTCTATGAATATGCAG GAACAGATGATATTGTGGGTCCTGAAGGAATGGAGAAATTCTGTGAGGACATTGGGGTTGAACCAGAAAAT GTAGTCATGCTTGTTTTAGCTTGGAAGCTGGATGCTCAGAACATGGGTTACTTTACGTTGCAAGAATGGTTAAAAGGAATGACATCCCTGCA ATGTGATACAACAGAGAAGCTAAGAAATTCTTTGGATTATTTGAGATCTTTATTAAATGAGCCTACAAATTTTAAACTTATTTACAGATACGCATTTGATTTTGCACGC GAAAAGGACCAGCGAAGCCTAGATATAAATACTGCCAAGTGTATGTTAGGACTTCTTTTAGGAAAAACATGGCCCCTCTTTCCAGTATTTCACCAGTTCCTAGAG CAATCTAAGTACAAGGTCATCAACAAGGACCAATGGTGCAACGTTCTGGAATTCAGCAGAACCATTAATCTTGACCTTAGCAATTATGATGAAGATGGAGCAT GGCCAGTGTTGCTGGATGAATTTGTGGAGTGGTATAAAGAGAAACAAATGACATAG